The following nucleotide sequence is from Acyrthosiphon pisum isolate AL4f chromosome A2, pea_aphid_22Mar2018_4r6ur, whole genome shotgun sequence.
aataaatacacatataaataGTTTTCCCAAAAGGCAATCACACTATAGTAGATTGGATAATAGTAACACCAGATATTTATCCCCTGATCTTTCTGTGGCAAAACTATACAGGttatttctacaaaaatatGAACCAGATTGCAtcaaactttaatatttaatttgcataTCCAAGGTCAGATACGTGTCAGACTTGTGATCAGTTACTAAAGTCTATACAGAATGAAACAAATGCTGAAGAAAAAGCATCCCTCAATGTAGAAAAAGAAGTTCATTTAAGAAAAGCTGaagttttttatacatatttaaaacagttgagtgctgaagtaaaataaaataactcaataattGATGTTTTGAGCTTTGACTTCCAACAAAATATGCCTCTTCCTCATATTACATCCGGAGATGTATTTTATAAGAGACAACTGTGGTCGTACAATTTTTGCATACATTCAGCTATTACTGGAAAAtcctattattttatgtacaatgaGACGGTTGCAAGGAAAGGTCAGAATGAGGTAATCAGTTtcttgcattattattttaaaaatattaaaaaggtttttttattcTCAGATAATTGTAGTTctcagaataaaaataaattattatttcaatatttgtcagCGGTAGTTAATCCTCAAATCGTTtctattaaatcaataatacataGATACCCTAAACCAGGGCATAGTTTCTTGCCCTGTGATAGATGCTTTGGGCACATAGAAAAGGCAAGAATGAAAGTTGAAACAGTATTTTTTACCAGAAGAGTATGAAAAACTTGTATCAGAaactaacaataaatataatgcaatacaTGTTGAtcgaagtataatatttaactttgctGATTATTTAACGcctttgtgtaaaaaaatagttacaaataAAGAGAAGGAAAAATTTACCATAATGGCATATCGTTATGTTGAATATAATAGAAATGAAGGATTGTATTGCGGAACATCTGGGATCTCTACTATTAGAGAACATtacaatatggaaaaaaaatggtgaaatactttatataaatgaaaatgaactTTTGAAATTGTACAAAAGTCCTATAAAGCTTAAATTGGCCAAATATAATGATGTTACTCAATTGGCCAGCAAATATGTTCCAAATGAGTACCAGTGGTTTTATACTAATTTGATTGCAGAAGAAAATAGCACATCAAGAAACAAAGACTGTGATTCAGACTATACAgactgattaataattaatagtattatttaaataatttttaatattgttattatatacatatgtattataatagtcaagGGACTAGtctttaatgtataatataatattgaccattcatatttttttttccttaccattgttattactttttctaCTATACTCTATATTCTTAAAATCAGTACAAagcattattcaatatttaaatattattactgttgacAATcacttatacttattattacttttaagacttaatttttttttttttacttaataataactaaaaagatgaaaatatatttatattttatgagcaaAAACCCGGGCAAGTCCATATCTTTCTAACTTCAAGAATATGTATGCACTAGAAAAAGCCATATATTAAGACATTGTACTactcaatatcatttttttttattaaaatacattttgttttcattttctattggctaaaacaatatatttcttTCTCCTGAACATATTTCAAAAGTGGACTTGTCTTGTTGTTGCAGTGATCCCTTCAATTTCTCAGGACCAGCTCGTTTTCACCGTCGTTTGTTCCTGATCGGTTtttctccgctcaaaatctacaTGACCATTGTTGAGGGAGAGTAAAAAGTTTTCATTCTATAACTACAGATAAGCGGGGTTCTTCGAATCTGCCCAGTCACCgtttcaatgaaattttatttttcacacagGATGCACGAGGGCATAAAAGGTGAGGGCATAAAAGATGCGTTCAAGGAGCAAATTTGCAAAAGGCAGTCAATGCGATACATCAGAAATCCAAGAGCACCTGCTAGAGGCacacatatttttgaatatcatCAAGCtacaagtaatttaatattgtcaGATGTGCAGTTATCCCAACTTGTTTTTATGTCAGTTCAAttgacatgttttttttttttgtcgccACACCCTATAAGTGCCATTTTTATTCAGTTTTccctttattaataattattgactcaAAATCATTAcagttaggtatatttttaattacattaaatttttgaataagtatttatggctgagaaatatttatatttatttggttggaaattccattttatagtcacaaattctataatattttatgggttCAGTTTATGAActgtaattaagtataatagaataataaaatataacaaattgttgTTTGAaggaagttaattttaaattagtcatAAGGAAATTTTCAATACtgtagtgcataatattattataaacctaaaaacaatcaaaaacaGGTAAAccaataattttctaaataggtatgttgtaaaaataataggcACCTaatactaaacaataattttaagttttctgATTTTAGTTTCTGAGTTTAGAAAAAATGTAGATGTTTTAGTTGGTAAATtttatctagttggtacttcgaggattaaaagtaattttctgCAATTGGTTTTTGactaaataagttttatttatgtttaaactatcctatagaaatttgaaatttataacttagctttttttttttttttttattcatgttgaaaattttgtttttttggtttacaatttaattaaagaaCACTGATTAGTTCTGCTATTCTAacagttaaaaacataaaaacataatttgtttttacaagggtatttagttcaaatttgaaaattattttgaaattttaattttgaaaatgtgaaaCAATCTTTAGTATACAGTTTTTGTTATGTAATGAgtaatgaaaatatcaaaaattgtttttataagtgcttaaagctAAAATGTCggtgtattatgttattgtaagtgaggtatatacaaatatattataatattttcaattcatgtaaataaaaatcctggaaataaaaaaacaagctGAATAATTAGTTACTCTATTAGAAAACAAACTATGTtagaaattgttttatacaaaaCTGTTATCATTGAGCTTAAATTGAATACGTCTATATAGAGGTAATAAGACATAGGTACTCATTAATAAGATACACTTGAAACCCACTCTAAAGCTGAGCTAGTTCCAcagtgtttttataatatattttatatattcatatccCCATAAAATTACTGTCTATTAGACTAAAATGTGTTTAGGTACTTACTGTACATTATttgcttatttataattatgtaattgtcATGGAAtattagtttgttttattattgagtattaaatgctgtattataatttataaattatgttagtaaataattaatattaaaactttctacaattaattttatagatacaaaaatattataaagttattggtaggtacctaattattattttactcactcgaaaaacacttttattctccaacaaaataattatacattttatacataagcTAAAAGAACATTTGAATGTATAATAGTGTAAGATACcaattctataatattcataatattaagcattttaaaattacattgtgCTGTTGTTTCAGATTGTTTTCTACAGTTAATAGTGTTAAATGAAGGAGTCGTCGTGACAaaagacaaaatatatgtatattttatccatTAATTTAAACCTGACATTAGGCAAAATACTCTTtagttacaaaatgtttttagtacTGAAGAAATAGATcagataaatgtttataaaactaaatattcatatcattatatttgtttcatgattagttcatttaaaatatatatgtctgAGTGACATTTGTTAaaccaatagtaaaatatgtttatctgatatttaacaaaaattttaattttttactagcCATCTCGAAGGAACACAGAACACATCAAAAGTTGTGCTAGAACAAATAGACTTAGATTATTGtaatcacaaaaattaaatgtgcattgattatttatctaatatatGATCTGTGTTTAGAAAATCTGTATGTAGTTAAATCATTCATTTGTAAACCTGAGGAAATCGAAAATTCTTTCGTAGGTACTTGAGacagattaatattattgttgaaagccaagatttaaaatatttgtgtgaCTCTTTTCTCTCAGATTCCAATATTTGTGATCCCcaattggaaatattatttagttgatatattatatcagctggttttttaatggaatatttttaaatgttttatagtttattgtataattctcATATCATATTGGTTCAATTAAAAatcagtaattatattttttttttttatatatatataatatatttatacaattgtatcCAAACCATTCATGTGTCATACAATTTCAAGTCTTTTATTTGtatggaaattaaaattactatagctatcaatttataaatattaattgcatattattgtgtttatttgtgtataatatattactataagtatattattatatattgctaaataatatagtgcaaataattaaaaaaaaaaaagtatttcttGTATTGACTTATACTACATTCagtcttttttaaatttttataattatgttattttagaaAGAAAAAACTGATGTTTTTCTTTAAGTTatcaataaatacttataaccatagaataaataaaaatattttagaccttagcaatgacatttaaaaaagtatttactccagttgttattaatttattaatgtatacttttatattgttatgggattattatattaaattaaatcctATTCTAATTATATCTGAATAAGCTGGAGTTATCTTAATGTAATTTGATTGTATTTTGTGTTGATGCTTTTATTTTTGCAAGTAATCATTGTGTTTTAatgtagaaattatttttctgtgaCATCAAACAATGGTTGTTGCACAGAATTAGCAGCATtgcttttttgtttttgattatgtAAACTGTGTGCCACATTGTGTCTCCTTCATTTAACACTATTAACTATAGAAAACAATCTGAAACaacaataggtacaatgtaaAAGGCCTAATATAAGAAACCTATTATTATGGATGTTATTGAACtggtattttacaatataactcACTTAAATGTTCTTTTGgcgtatgtatacaatttttaattattattttggacaagaaaaatttcaacaaaaaattattaaaagggtAAATTACTGTTAAAACTTATGGTATTGTTGAATCTATTGCTAAAGTTGATAGTGCAGATacgatcaaaataaaattattcactatGAATTTAAAGTCATAATctgaacaattataatatatgattttgtatttatatttttaaaattataattatttagattatctattaaatcacaaaaattaaacGTGCATTGgttatttatctaatatatGATCTGTGTTTAGAAAATCTGTATGTAGTTAAATCAATCATTCGAAAATTCTTTCGTACTTGAgacagattaatattatttttgacagccaagatttaaaatatttgtgtgaCTCTTTTCTCTCAGATTCCAATATTTGTGATCTCcaattggaaatattatttagttgataggtatattatatcagctggtttttaatggaatatttttaaatgttttaatagtttattttataattcttatatcatacatatatggCTTTGTATAAGCaactataaatacctatacaatattatatagcaagcttaggtgtaaataaaatacaacccaTTAAAGATACTGTCTTGTTTAtctaattaaaactatttaaattttgctTTCTTAATAATTCTGGTTTGAatgtttaatatctaaatttgGCACTATtctcaattaaaaatgtcttgATGTTAAGATATACATTCAATCTTCATGACACAATATCCACATTTTTATTCAGATTTTTCTACAACCAATAGCATATGTAAAACTAATttcaaattagtattttaattaattgttctaCATTTaactaatacataaaaaaaatgtttaaaatcaaataccatTGCAGAGTAatctataatgattataacattatcataagacattatcattataattatcatgTAGTACTCATCTACAGTGTGCCCTCATACTGTCACATACAAACtaacaaaaatgaaattgaatgCTTTCTACGTGAACAGGGATTTGATTAACACTTTGATCGTCAAACCAAGTACACCAAATACTTAAAAAACCGCTAATTAATACAGTAATTTCTTCAAGTAGTTTAGTTATTGGTATTATATCCTATTAGAAATCACATTAAATAAcggtagttactagttagtaatAAATTTATCGAAATCAGTGAATTAGTTACTGGTTAACTTTCAacatatttggttatttttaagtGTGGTATCACCATtgataaaataacacaatagtatctgcaggtattaaaaatatatcatcttTAAAAAATCTCTAAATACTAAGTTACTAAATACTAGATAAATATCACAACATTACAACATCTCTGGTTGTAAATCATACATACAAGatagttttatacattatataacaaataataaaatggctTAAGCGGGAGAGTTCAGGTCTGTTATATTTGTCACCAAAATTACATGAAAAATATACTAACTAAATAACAACTTAAACGGTGTCATAAAATGCACTACAACCTGAAGAACGAAGTCCACGTATGTTGCATCCTTTTGGCGCTTGAGACCCATTATTACACCATTGACTGTGACGAAATTATTATCTGTAAATCAACGataatagaattttattgaatgttcataatatacaaagtgtaacagaaagacttgaccaaaaaaaaaaaaaattatgctacttaaacgaatgacaaaaattgttaaaattatatgattaataaatagtttaagaaatataccaaTGTTagcagatttctaaaaataatattttttaaaaagttattgcgtTTAAGATAAATTTgatcgaaaaaatattgatattttaaaaaattctaaaaaataaactaattgctttagatacattattttaccatccaaatcattcttataatcagattcacaaattgactattttgaatttaaataattttttttttattacacatgtagcgcaagtggctataaattatatatataaaaaaaaaattttaaatattgattagaacaaaactTGTTCCAAAAGttagttctatctgttacatcctgtatatagaataataactgCAAGCTTAGTTAGattcaaactaaataaattagataatatatattatgtaactaaattaaacattattttttttaatatcacaaaaatataactaacataatattctaagtttaataaatctttgataaataataaaagtaagtaCTAACATTTcatgtttctttttaatatataaattgatgcCAAATGCAGACATGAGTAATTTATCTGTGATTTCAATTGCTTTAATCTTTGATGGACTGGGCAGTAAAGTTGTCAATTGTTTCTTATTATTTGATTTCTTTGAATGTTGTTTATTACGACCTTCCTTTAAATACTCTACTCGTTTTAATTCCCTCACTCGTTGCAAATCCCATCTAAAATAACACAATCAAAATGtgaacattacataatataagtacacaaaaaaaatctataattgcATTaccttttacatttttgttcaattttttcaaGTCTATAGTgtctgttttcaaaaatattatcggaCATATTTTCTGTGCCTTCCATAGAATACAAACTAGAATATGTTTTAACCCTCCATCTTGGTATCTGCAAAATCATACTTATGTAATGAAGACAATACTTGATGAATAAATACTTGATGACAATACTTATGTAATGAAGACAAATACTAAagattatattgtacatatttaaagAAATGCTTACTtctaaattactattaatatttttggaaactgGTTCATCTTTTATAGAATCATAATTTCCTAGGCATGTGTAATATGCATCATCTGCTGTGACCAAAAACAATTCCtgcatttttcttattttagcttttaatagaaaataaataaaaattacgcaCTGTagggaaaatattatttttaaaaaacaacctGATTTAGGTCGTGTAATCCTAGTTCTCGACTGTTTAGTCTGGTTGGGTTTTAATGGATCTGGGTTCGGTTGTTCAGTAGCAGCTTGACAAATCCTTCGCCTTTTAGGTTTAATGCCCTGTTGTTCTTGCTGATCTTGTAGTCCAGTCGAAGTCAAATCTTTCATGCCAGATGAGCATGTTGAAGAAACTGGTATGATTGGTAAAACATCCAAGTTTTTCTCTCTAGCAgctattttaggtatatattgatTATGTAACGCCAACTTTTGTTTAATCTGTACAACAAACCGTTAAAATGTTACATGCAAGCTGTATACTTTTACTAAAGTTTTAAATCATAatgattttaactttaaaatccCTATAGGTAACATTCAAATTGCCACTCACAATATCCACTTCTTTTGTCAACTGTAATAACTCTTCACTTTTCAGGGTGATAGATTTTGTGTTCTCTTCTATTGACATGTGATTTTCGATTGAAAAGTCCTTGAGTTTATCCAAGTCATTGGACGACAGTGGGCAGATGCGGTGGTTGATGGAGGCTAATGTCCGATCGCTGCCAGAGACCTTAGCGGTCTTAGACGCGGCCATCACCATTTCGTTTTGGTCATCAAGCACCTGCTCACAGTTGTTCACAAATCCGCCGACGACGCCGTCGCCACCGCCGTTTACAATCCGACACTCTTTGGACATCGCCGAGACACGACTAAAACACAACTAAAACAGATCGATGAAGTATAAACGAATAAACGATAGTAAGGGTTGACGCGGAACGAGAAAACGCGGACACTGGTGAAACGTCGTGCCGAGTGCGCAATGTGCTATTGTTAGCCCGTTTGTCGGCCTCGGCTGTCGCGTTTCGGTacgcaataataacaaaataacgtGAAATGATTGATCAACGAACACAGTTCGCAATTATGGtagttaacacaataatattcaaaacgcAAACAAACGCGTTATCAGCACGGAAGGACAGCAGTGCGGGAGTGAATGACCGACAGTGTTGCCAACACTTGTCAGCAAAAAACggtcaaaaacattaaaaaaacagcTAGATCGTATAATAAAtggctaaaaaatgtatttattaaaatacataaaaatacaaattggtaaatatctgaaaaaagaaaaatgaatcaATTTGATCAAAACGGCTCAAAAAACGGCTAGTACAAGTtggtaaatatctaaaaaaaaatcaagtggaTCAATTTGATCAATTTTTTCTCCATTTTCACTGTAGGGGTTCAATTCTAGAATGTCAGCTGATGTATATGTTGATAatgtgctaatttttttatcactgaTTCAGGAATAACAtaatcataaaacataaaataggtCAAAATTGAGCTCAACGTGTTTGGTGACATTTTTTGGTGCGTTCGACATGGGCGCTTTGAACGCTTTAAGCGCTTATGACCGCTGCCGCGCCGTTTGTTTTAGGGAATTGAAATGCTCAGCTTACAACCGTGATATCACTGAAAATAAGTGTTACGTCATGACTTTCGCTCAGGGTCGCTTATTCCAGCGAGGTAGTGCAGTGAAAGCGTGAGCGCTATTTCCCAAAGCGATcgcttaaatgtaaaatgataagAGATAACACGATAATCGTAAACAGTTTCACAGTTTAggattaattgttaattgttaattgtcacatataaatattatttattccatGGCATCCCCTGCAGAGTTATATCTTAACCAGAAAGTTTTTAGTTGTAAGtggtttgattataaattagaatttgaacGAAGATAGTTCATAGTatcttattttcttataataaaatattggcaGTTGAGacgaaatcaaatattaattagatttcataattatattttcataaccaCCACCACAGGTtcccttaaataataaaatagattgttaactcatgataatattatagttcaattCAAAATCCACCATTTTCGTGAGAATTGTAGGTTATGTCACCAGAACACTTTGCAGGACCCTACAGTATTCCTTATTTTCATACTAcctacaacttaaaaaaattaaaggatTTCGATTTATTAGATtatcattttttgtcattattatattattataatatgatcaaatgaCTGTAGGTTTCTATACTGTTACTTCATTAGAACGAAATCACAGtaaaaacttttcaaattaaaatatctaaaaccaataaataaggTAAATAAAACGCATGTTAATTTCTTTGCACGTCTTAGCATTAATAATGTTCATAGAGACTTTCGACTTCAGCATTGGACTAGCGAGAGAAACGCAAGCTATTATTCGGAGCTGGTATCACGGTTTCCTtatcactaaaaataatataattatggagacattttattaataatggaaaaactaaataactaaataaatttaatttaatcaatttattataaactattatttttatttttggaatacaATTCTTGAAAATCAACatgaatattaaacaaaaacataacaataagtGATACCTACTTGTACGCGCCAAGCCATTATGCTTATCGCGGAACGCGTATCTTTGCGCCTGTGACCGTTGTCCACATTACCTACCTCCCGTACATTACGTCTAATtagaaattatgataattattaattaccatgttatttattgtctttttttaCTTTCAATCGTTTGCCCTTATGTCAAACGTCCTTGCTGTTTATTCATCTTATCATTatgttgttgtatattttttctgttcATTATTACTCTCTTATGTTTTCTCACTTTTCATGCCTTTGTTCAGTCGTATAAATCATTCAGTGCCATTACGGCACTATCGTTTCTGTTGTTGTCTTCGCAATTGCGGCACGACCAAccattataatcaaaattatcgTCGTGTGTAACACGAATTGCTGTTCCAATAAATCCATACACCGACAATAAGTGAGTTTGTTTTTTGTTACCTGCTCCTCACCAACGTGTGTGCGagatataatgtattgtacgTGTACCATCAACACTCCATTCCTGCGAGCCCGTCGACTTTGTGTAGATTGTTGACGGTCGTTGCGAGCCGTGTACGCGTTGTCAACGTATTGCTTCTTCCCAGctgcgtaagtccgccagcacccAACGGGggtgtgtgagaggccgccaCGGTCGTCCAGCCATGTCGTTCACCAATGAATCCATTCGTCTATAGTAGACTATACCTGCCTTAATTTATAAGTAGCATTAAGTAGTATATAAGGACATCCCGATTTTATGTGAGCCTCGTCGGTCATTGCACCACACCGAATCGACCACGAGGAAAACCCTACTAATCATTAACTAAATTGCATATCCCATGTTTCCGTTGTATAAACTGATTCCGTCCTTTTCAGAACATCCGTCTTTCCGCGCTCAGGTCGCCGGTCCTACGTCGCAGGCCCAACATCAAGCTTGATAGGTTGCCTACCCACTCGTCGTTGAGGGGCATCGTGATACTGTGAAAGAGGTTGCCTATACATCACGCCTAACGGATAAAGTGTATCCGGTCCGATCGAGCGGATAAATCATTTTTGCTCTGACTACCAATTTGCCCACTCTAAACACTACTAGTTCTGAATGAAAAACTTTTGTAAAAAtggaaaaacttaaataaaactgtttttaacatgaaaattaaacaaaaacataacaacaaataatacttactagttataaatgaaaaacataaCAGAAAGGTGGGCAACTATACttgttaataaatgtaaattgaaaataaaataaaataaacaagtaaAAAGTACTAGAAACAttaattacttaggtatatgtatttatgatcAAAATTGGtatgaatattttcaatatccTCACTGACATGCAAGAGcccttacataatattaatctttttattTGATGTAGGAAGAGACATATTTAATGTAGTTAATGGTTGGCGGTTTTTCTTTGTTGAATAAAATCGTTCATTACT
It contains:
- the LOC115034114 gene encoding male-specific lethal 1-like 1 — encoded protein: MSKECRIVNGGGDGVVGGFVNNCEQVLDDQNEMVMAASKTAKVSGSDRTLASINHRICPLSSNDLDKLKDFSIENHMSIEENTKSITLKSEELLQLTKEVDIIKQKLALHNQYIPKIAAREKNLDVLPIIPVSSTCSSGMKDLTSTGLQDQQEQQGIKPKRRRICQAATEQPNPDPLKPNQTKQSRTRITRPKSAKIRKMQELFLVTADDAYYTCLGNYDSIKDEPVSKNINSNLEIPRWRVKTYSSLYSMEGTENMSDNIFENRHYRLEKIEQKCKRWDLQRVRELKRVEYLKEGRNKQHSKKSNNKKQLTTLLPSPSKIKAIEITDKLLMSAFGINLYIKKKHEIQWCNNGSQAPKGCNIRGLRSSGCSAFYDTV